From a single Ooceraea biroi isolate clonal line C1 chromosome 12, Obir_v5.4, whole genome shotgun sequence genomic region:
- the LOC105287418 gene encoding ester hydrolase C11orf54, whose protein sequence is MATEKQKRSQLPVSITKLHLPDPNRVIDILDHGLRLNFEEVTVDWMDCPDLRKFGLAAPGLCGNPVLLELGNLSYLSPWPRQNKIYSFKHILSQLDLLGQDNFIIGAGKHSAPPYYNHGQLFANLMFSRANPTNRSIGLTNKNTASWSFMENITYMQNTWEDNPTCSTQGNFFLSEGKPGKVLRVVVRRRTGPLSFISAIQGLLKCMRTEEDPLLLGLGGMFRVVNIPTLHHIMPAFGSKANLCTTTRGYKWLTYSKVVEPLTAVGTIMSEGGYYNNICSNYEYNTYITKSHFHSYNRSTEEGGHYYGDYDPTFVSSNSFGSYIGYFSFADKLYVMDPPDRTHNIVEQFYPPCKCDVFNVININNNNGSCKCRKLYTYNI, encoded by the exons ATGGCAACCGAGAAGCAAAAAAGAAGTCAACTGCCAGTTTCGATAACCAAATTGCATTTACCTGATCCCAATAGAGTTATCGATA TTCTTGATCACGGATTGAGATTGAATTTTGAAGAAGTTACGGTCGATTGGATGGATTGTCCTGACCTGCGCAAGTTTGGCCTCGCCGCACCAG GTTTATGTGGCAACCCTGTACTCCTCGAACTCGGCAACTTGTCGTACTTATCCCCATGGCCACGGCAGaacaaaatttactccttcaAGCACATTTTAAGTCAGCTGGATCTCTTGGGCCAAGACAACTTTATCATCGGTGCGGGAAAGCATTCAGCTCCGCCGTATTACAACCATGGCCAA CTCTTCGCAAATCTCATGTTCTCGCGAGCGAATCCTACTAATAGATCAATAGGActcacaaataaaaatactgcttcATGGTCCtttatggaaaatattacTTACATGCAAAACACTTGGGAGGACAATCCAACGTGCTCCACACaaggaaattttttcttaagcGAAGGGAAACCTGGAAAAGTCCTCAGAGTAGTAGTACGTCGTCGCACTGGACCACTGAGTTTTATATCGGCGATACAAGGACTTCTCAAGTGCATGCGGACAGAAGAGGATCCTCTTCTACTCG GTCTTGGCGGAATGTTCAGGGTAGTCAATATCCCAACGTTGCACCATATTATGCCCGCATTCGGTAGCAAGGCAAACTTGTGTACGACGACTCGGGGCTACAAATGGTTGACGTACAGCAAAGTGGTTGAACCTCTGACTGCTGTCGGCACTATAATGAGTGAGGGCGGTTATTACAACAATATCTGCTCGAATTATGAATAT AATACATACATTACCAAGTCGCATTTCCATTCATACAATCGTAGCACAGAAGAAGGCGGCCATTATTATGGTGATTATGATCCTACTTTCGTGAGCAGTAATTCCTTTGGATCTTATATAGGGTACTTCTCGTTCGCGGACAAGCTTTATGTCATGGATCCTCCAGACCGTACACATAATATAGTAGAACAGTTTTATCCTCCATGTAAGTGTGatgtatttaatgtaattaacataaataataataatggaagTTGCAAATGTAGgaaattatacacatataacatataa
- the LOC105281936 gene encoding ester hydrolase C11orf54 homolog yields the protein MDEDYNAAVPEEWAALPDEKESTIFDLQVPDPRTVVDVMNRRLRTDFREVTVDWIACPDLRRFGFVAPGLCGNPALFELGSLSYLLPTPRPNKTYNFRNLLGQFKLTNRHNFIIGAGKHSDPRYYDISELYANFMFSPASPTDGSMEIENDSFAVWRLRNYDWSRTLYDINPTCEIQGNFFLSEGRLGRVFKVTAHYPTGTLDFVSAIQILLPLMKNEGDPRMIGLGGIIFLNDNIPTLHHVTPSCYSLSNLHTMNQVQEWLQYKTTLEPVTAIGTIMSEGGYYKNLCPSSTENPYITKSHFHSRMPSGSGGHLYTDFVDNNYSDAYYVGFFSFAEKLYCVDPPSHQDIRTTIQEFDRPF from the exons ATGGACGAAGACTATAACGCAGCCGTACCGGAAGAATGGGCTGCGTTGCcggatgaaaaagaaagtactaTATTCGATTTGCAAGTACCTGACCCCAGAACAGTTGTGGATG TTATGAACCGCAGATTGAGGACGGATTTCAGAGAAGTGACGGTCGACTGGATAGCATGTCCTGATCTGCGCCGGTTTGGCTTCGTCGCACCAG GTCTGTGCGGCAATCCTGCGCTCTTTGAACTTGGCAGTTTGTCGTATTTGCTCCCTACGCCACGACCGAACAAAACGTACAACTTTCGAAATCTTTTGGGTCAGTTCAAACTTACGAATCGACACAACTTTATTATCGGTGCGGGGAAGCATTCCGATCCGCGCTATTACGATATTAGTGAA CTCTATGCGAATTTTATGTTCTCGCCAGCGAGTCCTACTGATGGATCAATGGAAATCGAAAATGACAGTTTCGCCGTATGGCGTCTAAGAAATTATGATTGGTCGCGAACGCTTTATGACATCAATCCTACGTGCGAAATACAAGGCAATTTTTTCTTAAGCGAAGGACGACTAGGAAGAGTTTTCAAGGTAACGGCACATTATCCCACCGGAACGCTGGATTTTGTATCGGCAATACAAATACTTCTGCCACTCATGAAGAACGAAGGGGATCCTCGTATGATCG GTCTTGGCGGGATAATCTTCCTAAATGATAATATTCCGACGTTGCACCATGTTACGCCCTCGTGCTATAGCTTGTCAAACTTGCATACGATGAATCAGGTTCAAGAATGGCTACAGTACAAAACGACGCTTGAACCCGTGACTGCCATCGGCACTATAATGAGTGAGGGCGGTTATTACAAGAACCTCTGTCCGTCTTCCACAGAG AATCCATACATTACAAAGTCGCATTTCCATTCGCGCATGCCTAGCGGGTCTGGCGGTCATTTGTATACTGATTTCGTGGACAATAATTACTCGGATGCATATTATGTAGGATTCTTCTCCTTTGCGGAGAAGCTTTATTGCGTGGACCCTCCATCACATCAGGATATACGCACTACCATACAGGAATTTGATCGTCCTTtctaa
- the LOC113563126 gene encoding histone-lysine N-methyltransferase SETMAR-like: protein MNVAISLLTRNKKEPFLDRMITDDEKWILYNNVQRKRTWKKAGEGAEPVAKAGLHPMKVLLCVWWDCRVIIHFELLRRGETITADKYCEQLTRLDAAIREKRPVLVNRKGIIFHHDNARPHVAQQTLRKLQELQWEILQHPPYSPDIAPSDFHLFRSLQNSLNGENLKSEGSCRKPPYELFSRKTKLFLQKWNQACRSLENNCREGWRLYN from the coding sequence ATGAATGTGGCTATTTCTCTCCTCACACGTAACAAAAAAGAGCCCTTTTTGGATCGAATGATAACAGACGATGAGAAGTGGATTCTGTACAACAACGTACAGCGAAAGAGGACCTGGAAAAAAGCAGGTGAAGGTGCAGAACCCGTCGCAAAAGCTGGCCTGCATCCAATGAAGGTGTTGCTGTGTGTTTGGTGGGATTGCAGGGTAATTATTCACTTTGAGCTACTCCGACGCGGCGAAACAATCACGGCGGACAAGTACTGTGAGCAACTCACTAGACTCGATGCGGCTATTCGAGAAAAACGTCCGGTTTTGGTCAATCGGAAAGGCATcatcttccaccacgacaatgCTAGACCGCACGTCGCCCAACAGACGCTGCGAAAACTGCAGGAGTTGCAATGGGAAATTCTCCAGCACCCACCATATTCTCCAGATATTGCGCCTTCAGATTTTCATCTGTTCCGGTCTTTGCAGAATAGTTTGAATGGCGAAAATCTTAAGTCCGAGGGAAGCTGTCGAAAACCACCTTACGAacttttttcaaggaaaaccAAGCTCTTTCTTCAAAAATGGAATCAAGCTTGTAGATCGTTGGAAAACAATTGTAGAGAAGGATGGAGactatataattga
- the LOC113563167 gene encoding ester hydrolase C11orf54 homolog has protein sequence MAAVPETDHYQIRTIDLHVPDPTTITNVLTHALSMNFSEVAVECIDCPDLRQYRLVAPGLCGNPAILEIGSLSYLFPQPRLDKKYYFKNILRQLNLTSQDNFIIGAGNHSYPPNYDHSEVRIPLSSFHLSIVTKHIS, from the exons ATGGCAGCTGTACCGGAGACAGATCACTACCAAATTCGGACAATCGATCTGCATGTACCTGACCCCACCACAATTACCAATG TTCTGACACACGCATTGAGCATGAATTTCAGTGAAGTGGCGGTCGAGTGCATAGACTGTCCTGATCTGCGACAGTATCGCCTCGTCGCACCAG GTCTATGCGGCAACCCTGCGATCCTCGAAATCGGCAGCTTGTCGTACTTATTCCCACAGCCACGGTTGGACAAAAAATACTactttaaaaacattttacgtCAACTGAATCTCACGAGCCaagataatttcattatcggCGCGGGCAATCATTCATATCCACCCAATTATGATCACAGCGAAGTACGCATTCCTCTTTCATCTTTTCATCTTTCAATCGTGACAaaacatatttcataa
- the LOC105281944 gene encoding ester hydrolase C11orf54, producing the protein MAAVPETDHYQIRTIDLHVPDPTTITNVLTHALSMNFSEVAVECIDCPDLRQYRLVAPGLCGNPAILEIGSLSYLFPQARLDKKYYFKNILRQLNLTSQDNFIIGAGNHSYPPNYDHSELYANFMLSRASPTDGSMGVQNASNALWFGGKEFEELKWRYVCETNPMCAIQGNFFVSQGEPGNIFRINAVNRTGPLDFVSSIQMSLKRMRQKTDPHLIGLGGIFTTSDDNAILHHGIPGKRNATEFYTMNQVQQWLKYKTITEPIIAVGTIMSEGGYYNNICPYYTENLYTTKSHFHSKTSTVTCGHYYTDNSRITHYTGYFSFAKKLYCVDPPEQKDIQTYIQEFQTPCIH; encoded by the exons ATGGCAGCTGTACCGGAGACAGATCACTACCAAATTCGGACAATCGATCTGCATGTACCTGACCCCACCACAATTACCAATG TTCTGACACACGCATTGAGCATGAATTTCAGTGAAGTGGCGGTCGAGTGCATAGACTGTCCTGATCTGCGACAGTATCGCCTCGTCGCACCAG GTCTATGCGGCAACCCTGCGATCCTCGAAATCGGCAGCTTGTCGTACTTATTCCCACAGGCACGGTTGGACAAAAAATACTactttaaaaacattttacgtCAACTGAATCTCACGAGCCaagataatttcattatcggCGCGGGCAATCATTCATATCCACCCAATTATGATCACAGCGAA CTCTACGCGAATTTCATGCTCTCGCGAGCGAGCCCTACTGATGGATCAATGGGAGTCCAGAATGCCAGTAACGCTTTATGGTTTGGAGGAAAGGAATTTGAGGAATTGAAGTGGCGATATGTATGTGAGACCAATCCAATGTGCGCAATACAAGGCAATTTTTTCGTAAGTCAAGGAGAACCTGGTAATATCTTCAGGATAAACGCAGTTAATCGCACCGGACCGTTGGATTTTGTATCGTCGATACAGATGTCCCTCAAACGCATGCGACAGAAGACGGATCCTCATCTAATCG GTCTTGGTGGAATATTCACGACTTCAGACGATAACGCAATATTGCACCATGGTATCCCCGGAAAACGTAACGCGACAGAGTTTTATACGATGAATCAGGTTCAACAATGGCTAAAGTACAAAACCATAACTGAACCCATTATTGCCGTCGGTACTATAATGAGTGAGGGCGGTTATTACAATAACATTTGCCCGTATTATACAGAG AATCTATACACTACAAAGTCGCATTTCCATTCGAAGACGTCTACCGTCACTTGCGGCCATTACTATACTGATAACAGCAGGATTACACATTATACAGGGTACTTCTCGTTTGCGAAGAAACTCTATTGCGTGGATCCTCCAGAACAGAAAGATATACAGACTTACATACAGGAATTTCAGACCCCTTGTATCCATTGA
- the LOC105281943 gene encoding ester hydrolase C11orf54 homolog → MDPGNRQNVQPLEPSKLSIKSRPLYQPSLEELVDVLEEGLRANFVEVTIGITDCPNFNEQPYNFHREGLCGNPIVFDIGDPAYLLPSAQRDKFYDVKSLLRHLNYNTTDCLVIGAGAGPWPRTGCNCELIMKMHLSPRQEVENATRYAFVGKTPNEECVLHQVPVNEDETTFALLGNLYVCEGRPGQVIGVRAKKRTGNLDFIACMQKALGSRYKDKLVGMGGTFVMRNGKIKQHVMRDFSKTPLNSEAELNNWLRFYEMETPLTAVGTFVSAETDLDLRVQHFHSASDENKLGGHYHIDTTPDTIEYEGYFNVATIIHRVDQPANKLQFGKD, encoded by the exons ATGGATCCAGGGAATAGACAGAATGTGCAGCCTCTAGAGCCGTCCAAGCTCAGCATCAAGTCCAGGCCGCTGTACCAGCCGTCCCTTGAAGAGCTGGTCGACG TTCTGGAAGAAGGGTTGCGTGCGAACTTCGTGGAGGTGACCATCGGGATCACCGACTGCCCCAACTTCAATGAACAGCCCTACAATTTCCATCGAGAAG GGCTGTGCGGTAACCCGATTGTCTTCGACATCGGTGATCCGGCGTACCTCCTGCCCAGCGCTCAGAGAGACAAGTTCTACGACGTCAAGTCGCTGCTGCGTCACTTGAACTACAATACTACTGACTGCCTCGTGATCGGCGCGGGGGCTGGACCATGGCCGCGTACTGGCTGCAACTGCGAG CTCATCATGAAGATGCACCTGTCGCCGCGGCAAGAAGTGGAGAACGCGACACGTTACGCGTTCGTGGGCAAGACTCCCAATGAGGAGTGCGTTTTGCACCAAGTACCCGTGAACGAGGATGAGACGACGTTCGCGTTGCTGGGGAACCTGTACGTATGCGAAGGCAGGCCGGGCCAAGTGATCGGGGTGCGCGCGAAGAAGCGCACCGGCAACCTGGACTTCATAGCGTGCATGCAGAAGGCACTGGGGAGCCGGTATAAGGATAAGCTCGTTG GTATGGGCGGCACGTTCGTGATGAGGAACGGGAAGATAAAGCAACACGTGATGCGGGACTTCTCAAAGACTCCGTTGAACAGCGAGGCCGAGCTGAACAACTGGTTACGCTTCTACGAAATGGAAACGCCTCTGACTGCAGTTGGCACCTTCGTCAGCGCTGAAACG GACCTAGACCTCAGAGTCCAGCATTTCCATAGCGCTTCTGATGAGAACAAACTGGGTGGACACTATCATATCGATACCACGCCGGATACCATTGAATACGAAGGCTACTTCAACGTGGCAACTATAATCCATCGCGTTGATCAGCCTGCGAACAAATTACAATTTGggaaagattaa